One Sphingomonas limnosediminicola DNA segment encodes these proteins:
- a CDS encoding response regulator has protein sequence MAKSIEDLPVQAFSEPERSDGAPAQRPCVLLVDDDERNLLAVQSILEDLGDVVTARSGEEALRHLLKGEFAVILLDVYMPGMDGYETAQIIRSRDQTKGIPIVFLSAVNKEAEHLLRGYAMGAVDYVFKPVDPIVLRSKVSVFVDLFAKTKEIERKARQEQALLDANLRANAELLRAEQELRRAEQRQAAIIQSLPMVLYLDPYGASQRRPTYVSGDFEAITGFRLEDIAEDSTMWSDRLHPDDRERVLAAMAARRNTGRSSIEYRWQTADGTYKHFLDQAVLLRDADGRPVEFAGTLTDISEQRSLENQLAHAQKMDAIGKLTGGIAHDFNNLLAAVIGGLGLLDKRAPLSDEHRKILGMTKRAAEQGSELVRRLLAFARRQQLEPQPIDLAALQEAVLDLLTHTLGGLVQIEWRAEGDVWHAFADQAQLELALVNLIINARDAMPSGGTITVTVENKQLPSTNWAEIPAGDYVLISIADTGTGISPDHLDKVLEPFFTTKEVGKGSGLGLSMVYGFAKQSNGAFRLSSEMGRGTNAELWLPRAPEAEAGLDIAPAQELTRKPVPKLRILLIDDHAEVRSTTAAVLADFGHEVVEAANGADALKMLKGGDCEYDLIISDYAMPHLSGTEFLREARHICPDVAAMIITGYAETDTMTGKPDGVEILLKPFTPSMLETSLSRLCASAGVAG, from the coding sequence GTGGCGAAGTCCATCGAAGACTTGCCGGTGCAGGCTTTTAGCGAGCCTGAGAGGTCCGACGGCGCTCCCGCGCAGCGGCCTTGCGTGCTTCTTGTCGACGACGACGAGCGTAACCTGCTCGCGGTCCAGAGCATCCTTGAAGACCTCGGCGATGTCGTCACGGCGCGATCCGGCGAGGAGGCCCTTCGGCACCTCCTGAAGGGCGAGTTCGCGGTCATCCTGCTCGACGTCTACATGCCCGGCATGGACGGCTATGAAACCGCCCAGATCATCCGCAGTCGCGACCAGACCAAGGGCATCCCCATCGTGTTCCTGTCGGCGGTGAACAAGGAAGCCGAGCACCTTCTGCGCGGCTATGCGATGGGTGCCGTCGACTATGTGTTCAAGCCGGTCGACCCGATCGTCCTTCGCTCGAAGGTCTCGGTCTTCGTCGACCTCTTCGCCAAGACCAAGGAAATCGAGCGAAAGGCCCGGCAGGAGCAGGCCCTTCTCGACGCCAACCTCCGCGCCAACGCCGAGCTCCTCCGCGCGGAACAGGAGCTTCGCCGCGCCGAGCAGCGCCAGGCGGCCATCATTCAGTCGCTGCCGATGGTGCTCTATCTCGATCCTTACGGCGCGAGCCAGCGGCGGCCGACGTACGTCAGCGGCGACTTCGAAGCGATCACCGGCTTCCGGCTCGAGGATATTGCCGAAGACTCCACGATGTGGAGCGATCGCTTGCATCCCGATGACCGCGAACGGGTCCTTGCGGCGATGGCGGCGCGCCGCAACACCGGCCGCTCCTCAATCGAATATCGCTGGCAGACGGCTGACGGCACCTACAAGCATTTCCTCGATCAGGCAGTACTGCTTCGCGACGCCGATGGCCGGCCGGTCGAGTTCGCTGGGACGCTCACCGACATTTCAGAGCAGCGCTCGCTCGAAAACCAGCTCGCCCACGCGCAGAAGATGGACGCGATCGGCAAGCTCACCGGCGGCATCGCGCACGACTTCAACAACTTGCTGGCTGCGGTGATCGGCGGGCTTGGGCTGCTCGACAAACGCGCGCCGCTTAGTGACGAGCATCGCAAAATCCTAGGCATGACCAAGCGCGCCGCCGAGCAGGGCAGCGAACTGGTCCGCCGCCTCCTGGCCTTTGCGCGCCGGCAGCAGCTTGAGCCGCAGCCGATCGACCTCGCGGCTCTTCAGGAGGCGGTCCTCGACCTGCTGACGCACACGCTGGGCGGACTAGTCCAGATCGAATGGCGTGCCGAAGGCGATGTCTGGCATGCCTTCGCCGACCAAGCGCAGCTGGAACTCGCCTTGGTCAATCTCATCATCAACGCCCGCGACGCGATGCCGAGCGGCGGCACGATCACCGTCACGGTAGAGAACAAGCAGCTTCCGTCGACGAACTGGGCCGAAATACCAGCGGGCGATTATGTGCTGATCTCGATCGCCGATACCGGCACGGGCATTTCACCGGACCATCTCGACAAGGTGCTGGAGCCCTTCTTCACGACCAAGGAAGTCGGCAAGGGCAGCGGCCTCGGCCTCAGCATGGTCTACGGTTTCGCCAAGCAGTCCAACGGCGCTTTCCGCCTGTCCAGCGAGATGGGCCGCGGTACCAACGCCGAGCTCTGGTTGCCCCGCGCGCCAGAGGCCGAGGCGGGCTTAGACATTGCGCCGGCCCAAGAACTGACACGCAAGCCGGTTCCCAAGCTTCGTATCCTCCTGATCGACGATCACGCGGAAGTACGCAGCACGACGGCGGCGGTGCTCGCCGACTTTGGGCACGAAGTGGTCGAAGCGGCGAATGGCGCCGATGCGCTGAAGATGCTGAAGGGCGGCGACTGCGAATACGACCTCATCATCAGCGACTATGCGATGCCGCATTTGTCGGGCACCGAGTTCCTGCGCGAAGCGCGTCACATCTGCCCAGACGTCGCCGCAATGATCATTACCGGTTATGCCGAAACCGACACCATGACCGGCAAGCCGGACGGCGTCGAAATCCTGCTCAAGCCATTCACCCCCAGCATGCTTGAAACGAGCCTTTCACGCCTGTGCGCGTCCGCAGGTGTCGCCGGTTAA
- a CDS encoding ABC-F family ATP-binding cassette domain-containing protein: protein MAAPILSYEDLGLIQGEGWLFRNLDLYVGERDRLALIGRNGAGKTTLLKCLADMIDTDEGKRTVVPGTHVVLLEQDPPMGAHATLLDWVLHGPNAPEAHEAAAIADQLGIDLSRPTATASGGERRRAAIAGALAQNPDVLLLDEPTNHLDLGAIEWLEEWLKRFNGAFIVISHDRTFLTRLTRSCIWLDRGELRRAEIGFGGFDAWTERVYEEEARAAEKLDAKLKLELHWLQRGVTARRRRNQGRLAKLHEMRAQRAAMLGTAGTAKLALAKDDVRSKTVIDAEHVGKAFGDRQIIRDFTLRVQRGDRIGVVGPNGAGKTTLLKLLTGELQPDTGSVRLAKTLSGIVIDQQRKLMEPQRRVKDVLANGGDWIEVRGLKKHIKGYLKEFLFDPAIADAPIGSLSGGERSRLLLAREFARHANLLVLDEPTNDLDLETLDLLQEVIADYDGTVLIVSHDRDFLDRTVTITLGLDGSGKVDVVAGGYEDWIKKKYEVARAPGRASGQGRAKAAPASRTASNSKKLSYKDQRDLDRLPGEIERLQSEVAADEASLSDPDLYKRDPMRFAELTERIARNRAEIEAAEYRWLEVAELAEALAS from the coding sequence GTGGCGGCGCCGATTTTATCCTATGAAGACCTAGGCCTTATCCAGGGCGAAGGCTGGCTGTTCCGGAACCTCGACCTTTATGTCGGGGAGCGGGACCGGCTAGCGCTGATCGGCCGCAACGGGGCGGGCAAGACGACCTTGCTCAAGTGCCTCGCGGACATGATCGACACCGACGAGGGCAAAAGGACGGTCGTGCCGGGCACGCACGTCGTGCTGCTCGAGCAGGACCCGCCGATGGGGGCGCATGCGACCTTGCTCGATTGGGTCTTGCATGGGCCGAACGCGCCGGAAGCGCATGAGGCGGCAGCGATCGCGGACCAATTGGGCATCGATCTGTCGCGTCCGACCGCGACGGCGAGCGGCGGCGAGCGGCGCCGCGCAGCGATTGCCGGGGCCTTGGCGCAAAACCCCGACGTGCTGCTTCTCGATGAGCCGACCAACCATCTCGACCTTGGAGCTATCGAATGGCTGGAGGAATGGCTGAAGCGCTTCAATGGCGCTTTCATCGTCATCAGCCACGACCGGACGTTTCTGACTCGATTGACCCGAAGTTGCATCTGGCTCGACCGCGGCGAACTCCGCCGTGCCGAAATCGGGTTCGGCGGCTTCGATGCGTGGACCGAACGCGTCTACGAGGAAGAAGCGCGTGCGGCGGAAAAGCTGGACGCGAAGCTGAAGTTGGAATTGCACTGGCTGCAGCGCGGAGTCACGGCGCGCCGGCGACGCAACCAGGGAAGGCTGGCAAAGCTTCACGAAATGCGCGCCCAACGTGCCGCAATGCTTGGGACGGCAGGTACCGCAAAGCTAGCGCTGGCGAAGGACGACGTCCGCTCGAAGACGGTTATCGACGCCGAGCATGTCGGCAAGGCCTTCGGTGACCGGCAGATCATCCGCGACTTCACGCTGCGCGTGCAGCGCGGTGACCGCATTGGCGTCGTCGGCCCCAACGGGGCAGGCAAGACGACCTTGCTCAAGCTCCTGACCGGCGAGCTTCAGCCCGACACCGGCAGCGTCAGGCTGGCGAAGACGCTCAGCGGCATCGTCATCGACCAGCAGCGCAAGCTGATGGAGCCGCAGCGGCGCGTGAAGGACGTGCTCGCCAACGGCGGCGACTGGATCGAGGTTCGCGGGTTGAAGAAGCACATCAAGGGGTATCTGAAGGAGTTTTTGTTCGATCCGGCGATCGCCGACGCGCCGATCGGGTCATTGTCGGGCGGCGAGCGGTCGCGCCTGCTGCTGGCGCGGGAATTCGCGCGTCACGCCAACCTTCTCGTCCTCGACGAGCCGACCAACGACCTCGACCTCGAAACGCTCGACCTGCTTCAGGAAGTGATCGCGGATTATGACGGGACGGTCCTGATCGTCAGCCACGACCGCGACTTCCTCGACCGGACGGTGACGATCACGCTCGGCCTCGACGGGTCGGGCAAGGTCGATGTTGTCGCCGGCGGCTACGAGGATTGGATAAAGAAGAAGTACGAGGTAGCTCGCGCACCGGGGAGGGCAAGCGGACAGGGCAGAGCGAAGGCGGCGCCGGCCTCGCGTACCGCGTCGAACAGCAAGAAGCTGTCATACAAGGATCAGCGCGACCTCGATCGCCTGCCCGGTGAGATCGAGCGCCTGCAATCGGAAGTGGCCGCCGACGAAGCGTCGTTGTCGGACCCGGATCTCTACAAGCGCGACCCGATGCGCTTTGCCGAGTTGACCGAACGCATCGCGCGAAACCGCGCGGAGATCGAGGCCGCGGAGTATCGCTGGCTGGAAGTTGCAGAGCTGGCGGAAGCGCTGGCGAGCTAG
- a CDS encoding response regulator transcription factor: MRVLIVEDEPNLGRQLRSTLEGAGYAVDLATDGEDGHYLGSTENYDAVILDLGLPEVDGLTVLDRWRKEARKMPVLVLTARDSWSDKVAGLDAGADDYLAKPFQTEELIARLRALIRRSSGNASSELVAGDIRLDTRSGKVTKDGEPVKLTAQEYKLLSYLMHHKGKVVSRTELIEHIYDQDFDRDSNTIEVFVTRIRKKLGPDVITTIRGLGYSLEEPVS, translated from the coding sequence ATGCGCGTTCTAATCGTTGAAGACGAACCCAATCTCGGGCGGCAGCTCCGCTCGACGCTGGAGGGCGCCGGATACGCCGTTGACCTCGCGACGGACGGCGAAGACGGCCATTACCTTGGCTCCACGGAAAATTACGACGCTGTGATTCTCGACCTCGGCCTGCCCGAGGTGGACGGTCTCACGGTGCTCGACCGCTGGCGCAAGGAAGCGCGCAAGATGCCGGTTCTCGTGCTGACCGCGCGCGACAGCTGGTCGGACAAGGTCGCCGGCCTCGATGCCGGCGCCGACGACTATCTCGCCAAGCCGTTCCAGACCGAAGAGCTGATCGCCCGCCTGCGCGCACTGATCCGCCGTTCGTCGGGCAATGCATCGAGCGAGCTCGTTGCCGGCGACATTCGCCTCGACACCCGCTCCGGCAAGGTCACCAAGGACGGCGAGCCGGTGAAGCTCACCGCGCAAGAATACAAGTTGCTGAGCTATCTCATGCACCACAAGGGCAAGGTGGTCAGCCGCACCGAGCTGATCGAGCATATCTACGACCAGGATTTCGACCGCGATTCGAACACGATCGAAGTGTTCGTCACCCGTATCCGCAAGAAGCTCGGCCCCGACGTCATCACCACGATCCGCGGACTCGGCTATTCGCTGGAGGAACCGGTTAGTTGA
- a CDS encoding HAMP domain-containing sensor histidine kinase: MIGVAAFWIAALLLIGGFGADRVLTRSIVDSFDNQLTFVLNSMIASSEIGPDGEVRFSRAPADQRFVEPYSGLYFQISGAGADTFPSRSLWDRRLRVVDAHADLRPHLYDSGEFGNDEPLRIAERDATLPGSKIRWRYQVAQSRQTINEQIRKLRLTLFWSFLALGVGLLVLAALQTIYGLWPLRRVRREVSSIRSGKMTRLGLDFPSEIRPLTEEINQLLAHSEEQAEEARRHAGNLAHALKTPLTVITNAATARAPDLSDTVCREALVMRRQVDHHLARARAIGRRTSAQARARVWDSLQAVQRALDRLYENVTVDIAGSQDAMVRVERQDLDEMLGNLVENAAKYGGGRVFVTVEPKGEMVDVLVEDDGKGIPDSEREALFARGARLDTGKPGTGLGLAIVRDVARIYGGGIQLEESEDLGGLLARLTLPSG, encoded by the coding sequence ATGATCGGCGTCGCGGCCTTTTGGATCGCGGCGCTTCTGTTGATCGGTGGTTTCGGCGCGGACCGCGTTCTTACGCGCTCCATCGTCGACAGCTTCGACAACCAGCTTACATTCGTCCTCAACTCGATGATCGCCTCGTCGGAAATCGGGCCCGACGGCGAGGTGCGGTTCAGCCGCGCACCGGCCGACCAGCGCTTCGTCGAACCTTATTCCGGCCTCTACTTCCAGATCAGCGGGGCGGGTGCCGACACCTTCCCATCGCGCTCGCTGTGGGACCGGCGCCTTCGCGTGGTCGATGCGCATGCCGACCTTAGGCCGCATCTCTACGACAGCGGTGAGTTCGGTAACGACGAACCGCTTCGGATTGCCGAGCGTGACGCGACGCTTCCCGGCTCGAAGATCCGCTGGCGCTACCAGGTTGCGCAGTCGCGCCAGACCATCAACGAACAGATCCGCAAGCTCCGGCTGACGCTCTTCTGGAGCTTCCTGGCGCTGGGCGTCGGGTTGCTCGTGCTCGCCGCGCTTCAAACCATCTACGGCTTGTGGCCGCTCCGCCGCGTGCGGCGCGAGGTGTCATCGATTCGCTCGGGCAAGATGACGCGCCTCGGCCTCGATTTCCCATCGGAAATTCGTCCACTCACCGAAGAGATTAACCAGCTCCTCGCGCACAGTGAGGAGCAGGCCGAGGAAGCGCGCCGCCACGCCGGCAACCTCGCCCATGCGCTGAAGACGCCGCTCACCGTCATCACCAACGCCGCGACCGCGCGCGCACCCGATCTATCCGACACTGTCTGCCGTGAAGCGCTCGTCATGCGCCGCCAGGTCGACCACCACCTCGCCCGCGCCCGCGCCATCGGCCGCCGCACTTCCGCGCAAGCGCGCGCCCGCGTCTGGGACAGCCTTCAGGCCGTTCAGCGCGCACTCGATCGTCTCTATGAGAATGTCACTGTCGACATCGCTGGCAGCCAAGACGCGATGGTTCGCGTCGAGCGGCAGGATCTCGACGAAATGCTCGGCAACCTCGTCGAGAATGCCGCCAAATATGGCGGCGGACGTGTGTTCGTCACCGTCGAGCCGAAGGGCGAGATGGTCGATGTTCTCGTCGAGGACGACGGGAAGGGCATCCCCGACAGCGAACGCGAAGCTCTGTTCGCGCGCGGCGCGCGGCTCGACACCGGCAAGCCCGGCACGGGCCTTGGTCTCGCCATCGTCCGCGACGTCGCGCGCATCTACGGCGGCGGCATCCAGCTCGAGGAAAGCGAGGACCTGGGCGGCCTTCTCGCCAGGCTCACCCTGCCCTCCGGCTAG
- a CDS encoding M13 family metallopeptidase — protein MKFKVLALAAASILAIAPSGAGAAKPVYGTWGYDATAMDAGVKPGDDFFDYVNGSWFKRTEIAADRTFAGIDSVLNDQIEKDVRAIVEDMAKDPSANGRLGQQIGDLYNSWMDEARVEQLGTAPLKPYLAKIDAAKTRGDLVELFASPGYDSPIGIAIFADLKDPTRYSVYAGQDGLGMPNRDYYLLKGEKYDAYRKAYRNYLIELQTLAGISQPEARADRIIALETAIAKIHWTPEQQRDVEKVYNPMTRAQLRTFAPQIDWDRALNRLGIGKVNKVVVGEKSAVQAEAKLFASTPLQTWKDWTAVHFISGNAQYLPKAFDDAKFNFYSKTLRDVPEQRARWKRGVDMVDNALGEGVGQIYVQRHYPPESDRQMKELIGNILAALKEKIETNSWMDAPTKARALEKLASFDPRIGHPVKYIDYSTLEVKRGDLLGNAIRSSDFNWKLDVSRYPKPVDRALWGMLPQTNNAYYDPTQNQITFPAAILQPPYFDPRADAASNYGSIGATIGHEIGHGFDDQGRKFDAKGRLADWWTPATAKLYTAHADTLVSQYDSYEPIPGVHIKGQLTLGENLGDLGGLEVAYAAYRKYVAQHGEPPVIDGLTGDQRFFIAYGYSWETKQREGALRAQLLTNEHSPAKYRVNGVVRNIDAWYKAFNVQPGDKMYLPPEKRVRVW, from the coding sequence ATGAAGTTCAAGGTCTTGGCGCTCGCCGCCGCCAGCATCCTCGCCATTGCGCCGTCCGGCGCCGGCGCCGCCAAGCCGGTCTATGGCACCTGGGGGTACGACGCGACCGCGATGGACGCGGGCGTGAAGCCCGGCGACGACTTCTTCGATTATGTGAACGGCAGCTGGTTCAAGCGCACGGAGATCGCCGCCGACCGCACGTTCGCCGGCATCGATTCCGTCCTCAACGATCAGATCGAAAAGGACGTCCGCGCGATCGTCGAGGACATGGCCAAAGATCCGTCCGCCAACGGCAGGCTCGGACAGCAGATCGGCGACCTCTACAACAGCTGGATGGACGAGGCGCGGGTCGAGCAGCTCGGCACCGCGCCGCTCAAGCCCTATCTCGCGAAGATCGACGCCGCGAAGACGCGCGGCGACCTCGTCGAACTGTTCGCTTCGCCTGGCTACGATTCGCCGATCGGCATTGCCATCTTCGCCGACCTCAAGGACCCGACACGCTACTCGGTCTATGCCGGCCAAGACGGCCTTGGTATGCCGAACCGCGACTATTACCTGCTCAAGGGCGAGAAATACGATGCCTACCGCAAGGCCTACCGCAATTACCTGATCGAGCTCCAGACGCTGGCCGGCATCAGTCAGCCGGAAGCGCGCGCTGACCGCATCATCGCGCTCGAAACCGCAATCGCGAAGATCCACTGGACGCCCGAGCAGCAGCGCGACGTCGAGAAGGTCTACAACCCGATGACCCGCGCGCAGCTGCGCACGTTCGCGCCGCAGATCGATTGGGATCGCGCGCTCAACCGGCTCGGGATCGGCAAGGTCAACAAGGTCGTCGTCGGGGAAAAGAGCGCCGTGCAGGCGGAAGCCAAGTTGTTCGCATCGACGCCGCTACAGACTTGGAAGGACTGGACCGCCGTCCATTTCATCAGCGGGAACGCGCAATATCTGCCCAAGGCGTTCGACGATGCGAAGTTCAACTTCTACTCGAAGACGCTGCGCGACGTGCCGGAGCAGCGCGCCCGCTGGAAGCGCGGCGTCGATATGGTCGACAATGCTCTCGGCGAAGGCGTCGGCCAGATCTACGTCCAGCGCCATTACCCACCGGAAAGCGACCGGCAGATGAAGGAGCTCATCGGCAACATCCTCGCCGCGCTCAAGGAGAAGATCGAGACGAACAGCTGGATGGACGCGCCGACCAAGGCGCGCGCGCTGGAGAAGCTCGCCAGTTTCGATCCGCGCATCGGCCATCCGGTGAAGTACATCGATTATTCGACGCTGGAGGTGAAGCGCGGCGACCTCCTCGGGAACGCAATCCGCTCGAGCGATTTCAATTGGAAGCTCGACGTGTCGCGCTATCCCAAGCCGGTCGACCGCGCGCTGTGGGGCATGCTGCCGCAGACCAACAACGCCTACTACGACCCGACACAGAACCAGATCACCTTCCCTGCGGCGATCCTGCAGCCCCCGTACTTCGATCCAAGGGCCGATGCCGCATCGAACTACGGCAGCATCGGCGCGACGATCGGGCACGAGATCGGCCACGGCTTCGACGATCAGGGCCGCAAGTTCGACGCCAAGGGCCGGCTCGCTGACTGGTGGACCCCGGCGACGGCCAAGCTCTACACCGCACACGCCGATACGCTCGTCAGCCAATACGACAGCTACGAACCGATTCCCGGCGTGCACATCAAGGGCCAGCTTACGCTCGGCGAAAATCTCGGCGACCTCGGCGGACTCGAGGTGGCCTACGCCGCCTACCGCAAATATGTCGCGCAGCACGGCGAACCGCCGGTGATCGACGGCCTGACCGGCGACCAGCGCTTTTTCATCGCCTACGGCTACAGCTGGGAAACCAAGCAACGCGAAGGCGCCCTTCGCGCCCAGCTTCTCACCAACGAGCACAGCCCCGCCAAGTATCGCGTCAACGGCGTCGTCCGGAACATCGACGCCTGGTACAAGGCGTTCAACGTGCAGCCGGGTGACAAGATGTACCTGCCGCCCGAAAAGCGCGTCCGCGTCTGGTAG